The genomic window ATGGTGGGGATCAAAGACGTGGCGCGGCAGGCCGGCGTCTCGGTGGGCACCGTCTCCAACGTGATCAACCGGCCTGATCTGGTGGCGGAGGAGACCAGGACGCGGGTGCAGTCGGTCATCGCCAGGCTCGGCTACGTCCGCAGCGAGTCGGCCCGCCAGCTCAGGGCCGGCGCCAGCCGCATCATGGCGCTGCTGGTGCTCGACATGGGGAACCCGTTCTTCGTGGCCGTCGCCAGCGGCGCCGAGCGCACCGCCCGGGCGGCCGGCCTGGGGGTGATGGTCTGCAACAGCGCGCAGAGCGTGAGCGAGGAGCTGGAGTACCTCTCGCTCTTCGCGGAGCAGCGGGTCCGCGGCGTCCTGGTGACACCGGCCGACCCGACCGGGCGCAGCCTGGACGGCCTGCGCAGCCAGGGCATCCCCTTCGTCCTGGTCGACCGCGTCTCGGCGGACCCCTCGGTCTGCTCGGTCTCGGTGGACGACGTGGCCGGCGGACGGCTCGCCGTGCAGCACCTCATCGCGGCCGGCCACCGGGCGATCGTCTACGTCGGCGGTCCGCCCGAGGTGACCCAGGTCCACGACCGCAAGGCGGGCGCCCTGGCCGCGCTGGCGGAGGCCGGGCTGCCGGCCGAGTCGCTGACCGAGATCTCCGCCGAGCGCCTCGACGTGGCCGCGGGCCGCGACGCCGGATCCCGCCTGCTGGGCCTCGGCCACCGTCCCACCGCGGTCTTCTGCGCGAACGACCTGGTGGCACTCGGCGTGCTCCAGGCGATGTTCGCCGCGAGGATCAGCGTCCCCGACGACATGGCGATCGTCGGCTACGACGACATCGAGTTCGCCGCGGCCGCGGCCGTCCCGCTCACCTCGGTACGCCAGCCGGCCGTCTCCATGGGCCGGCTCGCGGCGGAGACGCTGCTGGAGGAGACGGTCGGGGACCCGGCCGACCACAGCCACCGCCAGATCGTCCTGCAACCTGAACTCGTCGTCCGCGGCTCCAGCCTGCCCAGCCGCTGACCGCGACCCCTTCGCCCCGGCCGTGCCGCGTCAGCCGGTGACGGCCAGGTCCTCGGGGACCCCGGCGGCCCGCGGTACGTCGCGTTGCAGGGCGACGAGGGCCATGTCGTCGTTCAGCCCGGCCGGTGCGTGCATCCGCAGGTCCGCGGTCACGGCGGCCACCAGCGAGCAGGGACGGTGCTCGCCCCAGGCCGCGGCACGCTCGAGAAGCGGGTAGAAGTCGCCTTTGGCGTCGCGGGCCTCGGTCACCCCGTCGGTGTACATCAGCAGCCGGTCGCCCGGCGCGAAGCGGAAGGTGGTCGGGGTGTAGCCGCTGCCGACGAGCGAGCCCAGGCCCAGCGGGGGAGCGGGATCCGCCGTGTCCAGCGCGGTGACCACGCCCTCGTGGAAGAGCAGCGGGGGCAGATGCCCGCAGCTGACCACGTGCACGTACGGCTCGTCGTCCGGGATCTCGATGACCGCCGCCGTGACGAACCGCTCGGCCGCGTCCACACCCGCGGGGGTGTCCAAGCGCTCGTTCAGGCCCCAGCGGACGCTGCCCTCCAGCGACGCGACCAGTTCCGGCAGCGGCGACTGGCGGTGTGCCGCGGCCCGGAAGGCGCCGAGGACGAGTTCGGTGTCGCCGATGGATCCCAGCCCCTTGCCGCGGACGTCACCGATGAGCAGCCGGGTGGAGTCGGCGGTGCGGGCCACCGCGTAGAGGTCGCCGCCGACAGGTGTCCCGATGTCCGCGGCCCGGTAGGCGGACGCGATGGAGACCGGGCCCGCCCGCCGGGGCAGCGGACGCAGCACCGCCTCGGACACCCGGCGCAGGCCCGCCAGCTCGTGGCGGCGCCACTCCAGCAGGCAGCTGACCAGGACGAGCAGCATCGAGAGCAGCACCAGGGACCCCAGCTGCACGAGCACGTTCTCGGTGGTCAGGGCCATTCGCTCGGCCCCGGCGGTGACCAGCGCCAGCACCGCGAAACCCGCGGTGAGGCTTGCGCGGCGGGGGCCGACGAAGACGGCGATCAGTGCGACGGGGAGCACCAGGGCGTGTGCGAGGTGGATGTCCGGCGGCACGAAGTGGTCCACCACCGGCACCAGCGTGATCAGCACGGCCGCCAGCACGGTCAGGGCGAACTCGCGGGCACCCAGTTCCCGCCGCGGCGGGAGGAGCCGTGACCGGACATGCATGAGGGCTCCTTTCGGTGCCGTCGCGTCATTGCGGAAAACAGCGTACAAGTTGTCGGCAATATTCCGCCGTGAGGTTTAAATCCCCGATTGCTGTGAGGGGTTGTCCCGTGCGGCAGAACCTCCGCTGCGGGGCTGGGGCCCTGAGGTGACTATGGAACCCAGGGGGCGTCACCCAGCGAGCGAGGTGGTTCCGTGGGCCGGCCGGCGATCACCGTCAGCAACCTGAGCAAGCGGTTCGGGTCGGTGACGGCACTGGAATCGGTGGACTTCGACGTGGAGCCCGGCACGGTCTTCGGCCTGCTGGGACCGAACGGCGCGGGCAAGAGCACGGCGATCCGCATCCTGACCACGATCCTGCCCCCCAGCGGCGGCCGCGCCGAGGTGTTCGGGCACGACGTGGTCCGCGAGCCCGCCACCGTCCGGGGGCTGATCGGCCTGGCCGGGCAGTACGCGGCGGTCGACAAGAACCTCACCGGCCGGGAGAACCTGCGGCTGATCGGGCGCCTCACCCACGTACGGCGCTCCCGTATCCGCCGCCGGGCCGCCGAACTCCTGGAGCGCTTCGAGCTGACGGAGTCCGCGGACCGCCCGGCGCGCACCTACTCCGGCGGGATGCGCAGGCGCCTGGACGTCGCCGCCGCCCTGGTACCCGACCCGCCGGTGCTCTTCCTTGACGAGCCGACCACCGGCCTCGACCCGCAGAGCCGCAACGCGCTGTGGCACCTGATCCGCCGGCTCGTCGCCGACGGGACGACCGTGCTGCTCACCACCCAGTATCTGGAGGAGGCCGACCAGCTCGCCTCCCGTGTCGTGGTCATCGACCGCGGCCGGGTCATCGCCGACGACACGCCCGCACTGCTCAAGTCCCATCTCGGCAACACCGTCATCGAACTCGACATGGTCGGTGCGGACCGGGCCGCCAGGGCCGCCGACCTGCTGCGTGGCGGCTTCGAGGAGCCGCCCCGTGTCGAGGGTCCGCGGGTCAGCCTGGTCTCCCGCGAGGGCTCCCGCCCGCTGCTGGACGTGCTGCGCCGGCTGGAGGGACACGACCTGGCACCCGGCACCGTGGCGGTCAGGGAACCCAGCCTCGACGACGTGTTCCTCCAGCTGACCGGCCGCTCCGGGGCGGACCCCGCCGCGGACGGCCCGTCCACGGCGAGCGGCTCGTGACCGGCGCCGCCGCCCCCGGCCCCTCCGCGGACCCCCGCCCGGCCGGCCCACGGGGGCCGCTCACCCACCCGGCCCCGCGGCTGCTGAGCACCGCGCAGGACGGCCTCGCCGTCGCCTGGCGGAACCTGATCGGACTGCGCAGGGTGCCCCGGCTGCTGGTCTTCTCCACCATCCAGCCGCTGGTCTTCGTGCTGATGTTCCGCTACGTCTTCGGCGGCGTGGTCGCCCCGGCTCTGCACGGCGTCAGCTACGTCGACTTCCTGATCCCGGGTATCTTCGTGCAGACCGCCGTCTTCGGGTCCATGAACACCGCGATCGGCCTGGCCACCGACATGCAGACCGGGCTGATGGAGCGCTTCCGCTCGCTGCCGATGGCCCGATCGGCGGTACTCGTGGGACGTACCACGGCCGACCTCGTACGCAACGTCTTCGTCGTCGCGCTGATGACCGGTGTCGGGTTCGCCATCGGCTTCCGCATCCACGCCGGCGTCCTGTCGTTCCTGGGCGGGGTGCTGCTCGTCCTGGCCTTCGGCTTCGCGATGTCCTGGATCTTCGCGGTGGTCGGCATGGCTGTCGGCGACCCGGAGACCGCCCAGGCCGCGGCCTTCCCGGTGCTGGCACCGCTGGTCTTCGCCTCGGCGGCCTTCGTCCCCGTCAACACCATGCCGGGCTGGCTGCAGGCCTTCGCGGTGCACCAGCCGGTCTCCAGGACCGCCGACGCCGTCCGGGTGCTGGTGCTCGGCGGTCCGGCCACCGCCGACGTCTGGCAGGCACTGGCCTGGGACGCCGGCATCGTGGCGGTGTTCGCGCCGCTCGGCGTGTGGCTCTACCGCAGGGCCGTGTGACCCGGACGGCAGCGCCGACAGAGGTGCCGGATCCGGGCTAGCGGTGCTCGGGGTTGTCGAAGTGGCGGTGGCAGCCGGCGTCCCAGACGGTGCGCTGGTTTCCGTGGGCGGGGATGCCGCCTGCGTCCTTGAGCATGCGGGCGAGGTGGAGCAGATTCCACGTCATGAAGGTCGTGTTGCGCTCGGTGAACTCGTTCTCCGGGCCGCCGGAACCGGGGTCGAGGTAGGACGGTCCCGGGCCGGCCGCGCCGACCCACCCGGCGTCGGCCTGCGGCGGGATCGTGTAGCCGAGGTGCTGGAGGCTGTAGAGGATGTTCATGGCGCAGTGTTTGATGCCGTCCTCGTTCCCGGTGATCAGGCAGCCGCCGACCCGCCCGTAGTAGGCGTACTGACCCGCGTCGTTGAGCAGGCTGGAGTCGCCGTAGAGACGTTCGATCACCCTCTTGGTCACCGAGCTGTTGTCGCCGAGCCAGATCGGGGCAGCGATGACCAGGATGTCCGCCGCCATCACCGTCCGGTGCAGGGCGGGCCAGTCGTCGCTGTCCCAGCCGTGCACGGTCATGTCAGGCCATACACCGGTGGCGATGTCGACGTCGACGGCCCGCACCACGTCCACGGCCACGCCCTGCGCCCGCATGATGCCCGCACTGCGGTCGACCAGGCCCTGGGTGTTGCTGGGCTCGGGCGCCTTCTTCAGCGTGCAGTTGATGAAGAGGGCGCGCAGGTCGTCGTAACGGGCCGGGGGTCCGTCGGCGGTCTGCGGTCGGTCGCTGGTCGGCGGTCGGTCGGCCATGGAACGCTCCCGGGATCCTGCCGCCGTGTCGTTCACGGCGGACCACCCGGACCATCGTGCTGCCCAGCCCCGCGACACCGTCCCGCTGGCTCGGCGTACCGCCGACAATCACCCCGGCGGGCTAACGCGCCGGCGGCTCACCGCCGTGGTCCGCGATCCCGGCGGCTCACTGCCGCTGGAGGATCCCGGAGTCCAACGACGACGCCGTGAGGTGCTTGTATCCGACGCTGTCGAAGAAGACCAGCAGTTCGTGGTCGTCCCGGCTCATCAGCTGGCCGTCCCCCCAGAGCCGATGCCGCACCGGAATCCCGCCGATGACCGAAGGGTGGGACCCCGACGCCGCGGCCGGCGACGCCTCGTCGTTGTCGCAGTTGCCGCAGGGCGGCGGGTAGTGCTCGCCGAAGTACGCCAGCAGCTCCGCCCGCCGGCAGCGGGTGGTCTCCGCGTACTCCCGGGCCGCGGTGATCCGGCTGGCCAGCACGGCCTGCTGCCGCTGGTTGACGCCCTCCAGCTGCTCGGTCAGCTCGGCGGGCGGCGGCAGGTCCTTCGCGGGTTCGACGACGAGGTGGCGGCCGGATCCGCTGACGACGACGAATCCCAGCTCGGCCAGCTCGTCGACGATCCGCTCGACGGCGTGCACGGGAACCGCCGCGGACTTCGCCAGGTCGGCGAGGAGAACCGCCCCTGCGGCGTTCTCGATCGCGTCGACCACCTGGTGGAGCGTCGCTTCGCCGAGGTGGGTGCGGGCCGCGAGCATGCGGGGGATCCGGATGGTGCGCGGATCGTGGACCAGGACCGCCGCGGCGGGCTTCCCGTCCCGCCCTGCCCGCCCGATCTCCTGGTAGTAGTCGTCGATGCTGGCCGGGACCCCGGCGTGCACCACGGTCCGGATGTCGGGTTTGTCGATGCCCAGGCCGAAGGCGCTGGTCGCGACCACCACGTCCAGTTTCCCGGCGAAGAACCTGTCCTGGGTTTCCGCGCGGGCCCGCGCGCTCAGGCCGCCGTGATAGGGGGCCACCCGGAAGGCGTCGTGGCGCAGCCGGTCGGCGAGAGCCTCGCACCGGGCATGTGTGAGCGCGTAGACCAGTGCCGGGGTCTCGTGTTCGATGATCACGTCGACACAGCGGTCGTCGACGGCAGGCGCCTCGCGCCGGCTCGGCTGGGTCTGCCGCATGCCGAGTGAGATGTTCGGCCGGTCGAAATCGGCGACGAGGACCTCCGCGGACCGCATCCCCAGCCGGCGGGTGATGTCCGCCTGTACCGGCGGGGCGGCCGTCGCCGTCAGGGCGAGGACGGTGGGCCTGCCGAATTCGGCGAC from Streptomyces sp. NBC_01198 includes these protein-coding regions:
- a CDS encoding ATP-binding cassette domain-containing protein translates to MGRPAITVSNLSKRFGSVTALESVDFDVEPGTVFGLLGPNGAGKSTAIRILTTILPPSGGRAEVFGHDVVREPATVRGLIGLAGQYAAVDKNLTGRENLRLIGRLTHVRRSRIRRRAAELLERFELTESADRPARTYSGGMRRRLDVAAALVPDPPVLFLDEPTTGLDPQSRNALWHLIRRLVADGTTVLLTTQYLEEADQLASRVVVIDRGRVIADDTPALLKSHLGNTVIELDMVGADRAARAADLLRGGFEEPPRVEGPRVSLVSREGSRPLLDVLRRLEGHDLAPGTVAVREPSLDDVFLQLTGRSGADPAADGPSTASGS
- a CDS encoding LacI family DNA-binding transcriptional regulator; its protein translation is MASMVGIKDVARQAGVSVGTVSNVINRPDLVAEETRTRVQSVIARLGYVRSESARQLRAGASRIMALLVLDMGNPFFVAVASGAERTARAAGLGVMVCNSAQSVSEELEYLSLFAEQRVRGVLVTPADPTGRSLDGLRSQGIPFVLVDRVSADPSVCSVSVDDVAGGRLAVQHLIAAGHRAIVYVGGPPEVTQVHDRKAGALAALAEAGLPAESLTEISAERLDVAAGRDAGSRLLGLGHRPTAVFCANDLVALGVLQAMFAARISVPDDMAIVGYDDIEFAAAAAVPLTSVRQPAVSMGRLAAETLLEETVGDPADHSHRQIVLQPELVVRGSSLPSR
- a CDS encoding ABC transporter permease, giving the protein MTGAAAPGPSADPRPAGPRGPLTHPAPRLLSTAQDGLAVAWRNLIGLRRVPRLLVFSTIQPLVFVLMFRYVFGGVVAPALHGVSYVDFLIPGIFVQTAVFGSMNTAIGLATDMQTGLMERFRSLPMARSAVLVGRTTADLVRNVFVVALMTGVGFAIGFRIHAGVLSFLGGVLLVLAFGFAMSWIFAVVGMAVGDPETAQAAAFPVLAPLVFASAAFVPVNTMPGWLQAFAVHQPVSRTADAVRVLVLGGPATADVWQALAWDAGIVAVFAPLGVWLYRRAV
- a CDS encoding PP2C family protein-serine/threonine phosphatase — translated: MHVRSRLLPPRRELGAREFALTVLAAVLITLVPVVDHFVPPDIHLAHALVLPVALIAVFVGPRRASLTAGFAVLALVTAGAERMALTTENVLVQLGSLVLLSMLLVLVSCLLEWRRHELAGLRRVSEAVLRPLPRRAGPVSIASAYRAADIGTPVGGDLYAVARTADSTRLLIGDVRGKGLGSIGDTELVLGAFRAAAHRQSPLPELVASLEGSVRWGLNERLDTPAGVDAAERFVTAAVIEIPDDEPYVHVVSCGHLPPLLFHEGVVTALDTADPAPPLGLGSLVGSGYTPTTFRFAPGDRLLMYTDGVTEARDAKGDFYPLLERAAAWGEHRPCSLVAAVTADLRMHAPAGLNDDMALVALQRDVPRAAGVPEDLAVTG
- a CDS encoding flavodoxin family protein gives rise to the protein MADRPPTSDRPQTADGPPARYDDLRALFINCTLKKAPEPSNTQGLVDRSAGIMRAQGVAVDVVRAVDVDIATGVWPDMTVHGWDSDDWPALHRTVMAADILVIAAPIWLGDNSSVTKRVIERLYGDSSLLNDAGQYAYYGRVGGCLITGNEDGIKHCAMNILYSLQHLGYTIPPQADAGWVGAAGPGPSYLDPGSGGPENEFTERNTTFMTWNLLHLARMLKDAGGIPAHGNQRTVWDAGCHRHFDNPEHR
- a CDS encoding RecQ family ATP-dependent DNA helicase → MNGSGLTPAAVASALFDFALRPSQNRAAGAVVGGRDTLAVLPTGSGKSAIYQVAGLSIGGLTVVISPLMALQRDQIASIAGREFGAGRTIGAALLNSAQKVRERRDVLARLESGDLDFLLIGPEQLSNTETREAIRAGAREIGLFVVDEAHLVSEWGREFRPEYLRLADAVAEFGRPTVLALTATAAPPVQADITRRLGMRSAEVLVADFDRPNISLGMRQTQPSRREAPAVDDRCVDVIIEHETPALVYALTHARCEALADRLRHDAFRVAPYHGGLSARARAETQDRFFAGKLDVVVATSAFGLGIDKPDIRTVVHAGVPASIDDYYQEIGRAGRDGKPAAAVLVHDPRTIRIPRMLAARTHLGEATLHQVVDAIENAAGAVLLADLAKSAAVPVHAVERIVDELAELGFVVVSGSGRHLVVEPAKDLPPPAELTEQLEGVNQRQQAVLASRITAAREYAETTRCRRAELLAYFGEHYPPPCGNCDNDEASPAAASGSHPSVIGGIPVRHRLWGDGQLMSRDDHELLVFFDSVGYKHLTASSLDSGILQRQ